From Chryseobacterium shandongense, the proteins below share one genomic window:
- a CDS encoding glycosyltransferase: MKKISVIFILPDLETGGAERIVTTIANHLSRDLFEPKILLLRKQGGYLSILKDDVEIIDVSTERIRHSLKPILREIYRRKPDIVFSGYGEVNAYLSLFIKVFPKTKFIARETNVVSQHVTRKEIKFFYNFYNNYNTIIAQSDDMKNDLILNFKIKPSKIVKINNPVDFDFIDGKIKTSHKPECFRYGYKNVVAIGNLSARKGFDNLLKVFSRLKNENILLHILGEGKDREVLHQMKDFLGLEHVIFHGRQENPYEFLTYADLFILSSRYEGFPNVLLEAGACGTYSLANNCPGGITEIIQDDNNGEIANIENYDDFSQKIIKILHGNHENEAIRNSIKSRFSKEIILNQYEKVLLDLMK, translated from the coding sequence ATGAAAAAGATTTCTGTCATATTTATTCTGCCGGATTTGGAAACCGGAGGTGCAGAAAGGATTGTCACCACCATTGCGAATCATCTCTCACGGGATCTTTTCGAGCCTAAGATTTTGCTTCTTCGCAAACAGGGAGGTTATCTCAGTATTTTAAAAGATGACGTTGAAATCATTGATGTTAGTACAGAAAGAATCAGGCATTCTTTAAAACCTATTCTGAGGGAAATTTACCGCAGAAAGCCGGATATTGTGTTTTCGGGATATGGAGAAGTAAATGCTTATTTGTCTTTATTCATAAAAGTTTTTCCTAAAACAAAATTTATCGCAAGGGAAACCAATGTCGTTTCTCAACACGTTACCAGAAAAGAAATTAAATTTTTCTACAATTTCTATAATAATTACAATACAATCATTGCGCAAAGTGATGATATGAAGAATGATCTGATTCTTAATTTCAAAATAAAACCTTCAAAAATCGTTAAAATAAACAATCCTGTTGATTTTGATTTTATTGATGGAAAAATTAAAACTTCCCATAAACCGGAATGTTTTAGATACGGTTATAAAAATGTTGTAGCTATTGGAAATTTATCGGCAAGAAAAGGTTTTGATAATTTACTGAAAGTTTTTTCGAGGCTTAAAAATGAAAATATACTGCTTCATATTTTAGGAGAAGGAAAGGATCGGGAGGTCTTGCATCAGATGAAAGATTTCCTGGGCCTTGAACACGTCATTTTCCACGGCAGACAGGAAAATCCGTATGAATTCCTGACCTATGCGGATCTTTTTATTCTATCTTCGCGGTATGAAGGTTTTCCGAATGTTTTACTGGAAGCCGGAGCTTGCGGAACCTATTCTTTAGCCAATAACTGTCCCGGAGGAATCACTGAAATCATTCAGGATGATAACAACGGTGAAATTGCCAATATTGAAAATTACGATGATTTTTCACAGAAAATAATAAAAATACTTCATGGAAATCATGAAAATGAAGCCATTAGAAATTCAATAAAATCCCGATTTTCTAAAGAAATTATTTTAAATCAGTACGAAAAGGTTTTGCTGGATCTCATGAAGTAA
- the lpdA gene encoding dihydrolipoyl dehydrogenase, which produces MSQFDVTVIGSGPGGYVAAIRAAQLGFTTAIIEKYPTLGGTCLNVGCIPSKALLDSSEHFENAKHNFAGHGIIINEPQADIARMIERKNEVIKQNTDGISYLMNKNKITVFEGVGSFESATQIKVTKNDGSTETIDSKYTIIATGSKPSSLPFITLDKERVITSTEALNLKEIPKHLVVIGGGVIGLELGSVYLRLGAQVTVVEFMDKIIPTMDGALSKELTKVLKKQGMKFMLSTAVSAVERNGDTVKITAKDKKGEEVTVDGDYCLVSVGRRPYTDGLGLEKAGVELDERGRVKVNDHLQTNVANIYAIGDVIKGAMLAHKAEEEGVFVAETLAGQKPHINYNLIPGVVYTWPEVAGVGKTEEQLKEEGVAYKVGSFPMRALGRSRASGDVDGLVKIIADEKTDEVLGMHIVGARAADLIAEGVIAMEFRASAEDIARSSHAHPTYAEAIKEAALDATAKRPIHM; this is translated from the coding sequence ATGAGTCAATTCGATGTTACCGTAATCGGTTCCGGTCCTGGTGGTTATGTTGCTGCAATCCGTGCTGCACAATTAGGTTTCACAACAGCAATTATTGAAAAATATCCAACTTTGGGAGGAACTTGTCTTAACGTGGGATGTATTCCGTCAAAAGCGCTTTTAGATAGCTCTGAGCATTTTGAGAATGCGAAACACAATTTTGCAGGTCATGGAATCATTATCAATGAACCTCAGGCTGATATCGCAAGAATGATTGAGCGTAAAAATGAGGTCATCAAACAAAATACAGACGGGATCAGCTATCTGATGAACAAAAACAAAATCACTGTTTTTGAAGGTGTCGGAAGCTTCGAATCTGCAACCCAGATCAAAGTAACGAAAAACGATGGCTCTACAGAAACGATTGATTCCAAATATACCATTATCGCGACAGGTTCCAAGCCATCTTCTTTGCCTTTCATCACATTGGATAAAGAAAGAGTAATTACTTCTACGGAAGCTTTAAATCTTAAAGAAATTCCTAAACATCTTGTTGTAATCGGAGGCGGGGTAATCGGTCTTGAATTAGGCTCGGTTTATTTAAGATTAGGCGCTCAGGTTACCGTTGTTGAGTTTATGGATAAAATTATTCCTACCATGGACGGAGCGTTAAGTAAGGAATTAACGAAAGTTCTTAAAAAACAGGGAATGAAATTCATGCTTTCTACGGCTGTTTCAGCAGTGGAAAGAAACGGAGATACCGTGAAAATTACAGCAAAAGATAAAAAAGGAGAGGAAGTAACCGTTGATGGAGACTATTGCTTGGTTTCTGTAGGAAGAAGACCCTACACAGACGGACTTGGATTGGAAAAAGCAGGTGTTGAACTTGACGAAAGAGGAAGAGTAAAAGTAAACGACCACCTTCAGACAAATGTTGCCAATATCTACGCTATCGGAGACGTTATTAAAGGAGCAATGCTGGCTCACAAAGCAGAAGAGGAAGGAGTTTTTGTTGCTGAAACGTTGGCAGGACAAAAGCCTCACATCAACTATAACTTAATTCCGGGAGTGGTTTATACATGGCCGGAAGTTGCCGGAGTAGGTAAAACGGAAGAGCAGCTGAAAGAAGAAGGAGTAGCTTACAAAGTAGGATCATTCCCAATGAGAGCTTTAGGAAGAAGCCGTGCAAGTGGAGATGTTGACGGTTTGGTGAAAATTATTGCAGACGAAAAAACGGATGAGGTGTTAGGAATGCATATTGTAGGAGCAAGAGCTGCCGACCTTATTGCAGAGGGTGTAATTGCCATGGAATTCCGTGCGAGTGCAGAAGATATTGCAAGAAGTTCTCACGCACACCCTACCTATGCAGAAGCAATTAAAGAAGCAGCTTTGGACGCTACGGCAAAAAGACCGATTCATATGTAA
- a CDS encoding DUF4476 domain-containing protein encodes MKSICISVLLLFAASSFAQEAGKAGELLKNEATKTEIGSVNNKKSDVKTKNNSGLRNQGNQGNNGFRTKNPQYRWNQEYGYSEVFLRIPEQGFFSVEIGDQFISNNSGKFRFFDLPAGRVPISIYESGYLLYKTTLNVRNNSRLVLDFFTNEGLYLLDSYPVQSYGFDSWNDVWNDSYGNIGDINYPNVMDNQTFQQFMDTMKDRAWFDDKKLAFINQQGRHAMFTSEQISILVKDLSFDKNKLALAKSLFPKCVDKHKYFIVGEALDFESSRRELMDYISKL; translated from the coding sequence ATGAAAAGTATATGTATAAGTGTTTTGCTTCTCTTTGCAGCCAGTTCATTTGCCCAGGAAGCAGGAAAAGCAGGTGAGCTTCTGAAGAATGAAGCTACCAAAACTGAAATCGGATCTGTAAATAATAAAAAATCCGATGTAAAAACTAAAAATAATTCAGGCTTGAGAAATCAGGGAAACCAAGGGAATAATGGTTTCAGAACAAAGAATCCACAATACCGATGGAATCAGGAATATGGTTATTCCGAGGTTTTTCTCAGGATTCCGGAGCAGGGATTTTTCAGTGTGGAAATTGGCGACCAGTTTATCTCCAACAACTCAGGGAAATTCAGGTTTTTTGATCTTCCTGCAGGAAGAGTTCCCATTTCTATTTATGAAAGCGGTTATTTATTATACAAAACTACGCTGAATGTAAGAAACAACAGCAGGCTTGTTCTTGATTTTTTCACCAATGAAGGGTTATATCTGCTGGACTCTTATCCTGTGCAGTCTTATGGATTCGACAGTTGGAACGACGTATGGAATGATTCTTACGGAAATATAGGGGATATAAACTATCCCAATGTGATGGATAACCAGACATTTCAGCAGTTTATGGACACGATGAAGGACAGAGCATGGTTTGATGACAAAAAACTGGCATTCATCAATCAGCAGGGACGCCATGCGATGTTTACCTCAGAACAGATCAGCATCTTAGTAAAAGATCTGAGTTTTGATAAAAATAAACTGGCTTTGGCCAAATCGTTATTTCCGAAATGCGTGGATAAGCATAAGTATTTTATTGTTGGAGAGGCATTGGACTTTGAAAGCAGCAGAAGAGAGTTGATGGATTATATATCGAAATTATAG
- a CDS encoding CvfB family protein, which translates to MQLGKTQTLKISDKNNSGWILTDESGEKAFLQKIFIQEDKEIDDEVEVFVYQDDSKLKATTEIPLAEVGEFAVMSCVQSLPSGAFMDWGIIKDLFIPYKQQKTKIIEGKRYLVHIYVDEDLDLITGTTKFKRNPQYQDLPFKKGDKVDLIMMNESELGWNVVINKKYIGLIYTSDVFKKLYPLSEETGYIKAIREDGKIDVSLQPEGFENIDEFKKKILDKLEENYGLLYLSDQSTPEEIKDELQMSKKNFKKAIGGLYKDKIIDISEDKIKLL; encoded by the coding sequence ATGCAACTCGGAAAAACTCAGACTTTAAAAATTTCAGATAAAAACAATTCAGGATGGATCTTAACAGACGAATCGGGTGAAAAAGCTTTTCTACAGAAAATTTTCATTCAGGAAGACAAAGAAATAGATGATGAAGTAGAGGTTTTTGTGTATCAGGATGATAGTAAACTGAAGGCAACTACAGAAATTCCTCTTGCAGAAGTAGGGGAGTTTGCGGTAATGAGCTGTGTGCAAAGTCTGCCAAGTGGTGCGTTTATGGATTGGGGGATTATCAAAGATCTTTTTATTCCTTACAAACAGCAGAAAACAAAAATCATAGAAGGAAAAAGGTATCTTGTACACATTTATGTTGATGAAGATCTGGATCTTATTACCGGAACCACAAAATTTAAAAGAAATCCGCAATATCAGGATCTGCCGTTTAAAAAAGGCGATAAGGTAGATCTTATCATGATGAACGAAAGTGAACTCGGCTGGAATGTAGTGATCAACAAAAAATACATCGGACTGATCTACACTTCTGATGTTTTCAAAAAACTCTATCCGCTGTCTGAAGAAACCGGCTATATCAAGGCGATTCGCGAAGATGGGAAAATAGATGTCTCATTGCAGCCTGAAGGATTTGAAAATATTGATGAATTTAAAAAGAAGATCCTGGATAAACTGGAAGAAAATTACGGTCTGCTGTACCTTTCCGATCAGTCTACTCCCGAAGAGATCAAAGATGAGCTGCAGATGAGCAAAAAGAATTTTAAAAAAGCCATCGGTGGATTGTATAAGGATAAAATTATTGATATTTCAGAAGATAAAATAAAATTGTTATAA
- a CDS encoding T9SS type B sorting domain-containing protein produces the protein MRKILFLLTLFCCSLLFSQNFSWVKQFRSYTDYEDDITKMQRDNAGNIYLLGKTLGFSGIDVDPGPNINLVIPTNYMSSGTYGTTFVIKLDQNGNYLWSYKISNMHSDMEHDLKVVNGKVYALTSKAALQGIYVNSFATLTILDTNGTLISETSLTNSTPSSMEVDNFGNVYLSTFTFSDLIFQQAFNNSFNNTNSTLASYIIKLNSSLHVEWTKKIPNGLQNKIVLNSNNDVYFAMNNIFGQQGYVLQRYSTNGNLLWSGFQEDQSFSDIIIDKTDKLIVSGNWMAQFLPIDVDPSASQYLLPSNTYQSLYLLWFDTTNNLLDVKKYLNNGQNFPLNIFGLNCDDYNNLHVNGTFHKSFDADPGLGIANVVFGGGYSEGCSISFGANREYKNSFKIGSTNAYKPNSHAWIYQTLNFNDSYYYIGAFNWNCDFDPSANEHFLSAINQVQINKDGYLLKLERCNNLPSNSSMNICTGSTIQLHASGGANYQWTGPNGFNSNQQNPTIPNSTSVNSGIYTCQVSGTTNGCDGSFSIHVIVGDITPPVPNVSSLPNITGNCHTVILTIPTATDNCTGTITATTTDPLYYSVPGTYVIHWTYDDGNGNISAQNQNVIVTAAALPTTSNPQQTFCASNHPTLSNIQITGQNIKWYDAGGNILPANTALISGQTYYASQTINGCESNKTAVQVTINETPKPTGNTAQDFCASSNPKLSNLVVAGTAIKFYDAAGNILPLTTPLVHGVMYFVTQTLNNCESEKLGISVTLSTNNVPANDYSSTVCNSSTANSMVVDLTSYQSNIIANPGNYTFTYTDDLGNPIANPSNYTLNVGSTVIHVKVTTADGCFTVVRLSLTLNPKPVLELPEKIEFCKGKTVTLDAGSGFSSYLWSTGATTQTITVSAAGNYSVTVSNNFGCQSSDQVQAGYVVLPEITGVTVNNGSATVALSAPGNFEYSLDNFTWQNSNIFNNLNIGEYIVYVRTKEDCFIGQKPFSIFNIPNAFTPNGDGYNDQWKIAGLENYPGTEVNVYDRRGLPVFKEVISNKPLEWDGKTNGSPIPTGNYWYTIKVSDGRVYTGWLMVKNRE, from the coding sequence ATGCGAAAAATATTATTTCTGCTGACTTTATTTTGTTGTAGTCTTTTGTTTTCTCAGAACTTTTCCTGGGTAAAGCAATTTAGAAGCTATACCGATTATGAAGATGACATTACAAAAATGCAAAGAGATAATGCCGGAAATATTTATCTTTTAGGAAAAACGCTTGGATTCAGTGGTATTGATGTAGATCCTGGACCAAATATCAATCTTGTAATACCTACTAACTACATGAGTTCTGGTACATACGGAACCACATTTGTTATAAAACTTGACCAAAACGGAAATTATTTGTGGAGCTATAAAATAAGTAATATGCATAGCGACATGGAACATGATTTAAAAGTCGTGAATGGCAAGGTATACGCTCTTACAAGTAAGGCAGCATTACAAGGAATTTATGTAAATAGTTTTGCCACACTTACAATTCTTGACACCAACGGAACGCTTATTAGTGAAACTTCATTAACAAACTCTACTCCATCTTCCATGGAAGTTGACAATTTCGGAAATGTATATTTAAGCACTTTCACTTTTTCTGATCTCATCTTCCAACAAGCGTTTAATAATTCATTTAACAATACGAATTCTACTCTTGCTTCCTATATAATTAAACTCAATTCGTCATTACATGTGGAATGGACCAAAAAAATCCCTAATGGATTACAAAATAAAATTGTTCTAAACTCCAATAATGATGTCTACTTTGCGATGAACAATATTTTTGGTCAACAAGGGTATGTTTTACAAAGATACTCTACGAATGGAAACCTTCTCTGGTCTGGATTTCAAGAAGATCAGAGTTTTTCCGATATAATAATCGATAAAACCGACAAACTTATTGTTTCCGGAAATTGGATGGCCCAATTCTTACCAATTGATGTGGATCCATCCGCTAGCCAATATCTTTTACCCTCCAATACATACCAAAGCCTTTATCTATTATGGTTTGACACCACTAATAATTTATTAGATGTAAAAAAATATCTAAACAATGGACAGAATTTTCCATTAAATATATTTGGGTTAAACTGTGATGATTATAATAATCTTCATGTAAACGGAACTTTTCACAAATCTTTCGATGCTGATCCCGGTCTGGGTATAGCAAATGTTGTTTTTGGCGGCGGCTACTCTGAAGGTTGCTCTATAAGTTTCGGTGCTAATCGGGAATATAAAAATTCATTTAAAATTGGGTCGACAAATGCCTATAAACCTAACTCCCATGCGTGGATATATCAAACACTAAATTTTAATGACAGCTACTATTACATTGGTGCATTTAATTGGAACTGCGATTTTGATCCATCTGCAAATGAACACTTCCTGAGTGCTATTAATCAGGTTCAAATTAATAAGGATGGTTATCTTCTAAAGCTTGAGAGATGCAATAATCTGCCTTCAAATTCCAGCATGAATATTTGTACGGGTTCTACCATTCAGCTTCATGCATCAGGAGGAGCAAATTACCAATGGACAGGACCAAATGGATTTAATTCAAATCAACAAAATCCTACTATTCCGAATTCCACGTCAGTAAACTCAGGTATATATACTTGTCAGGTTTCAGGAACTACAAACGGATGTGACGGAAGCTTTTCTATTCATGTAATTGTTGGTGACATAACGCCGCCGGTACCAAATGTTTCGAGTCTTCCTAATATTACAGGTAACTGTCATACTGTAATTTTAACAATTCCCACAGCAACAGACAATTGTACGGGAACAATTACTGCTACTACAACAGATCCTCTTTATTATTCTGTGCCGGGAACGTATGTAATTCACTGGACTTATGATGACGGAAACGGAAATATTTCAGCACAGAATCAAAATGTAATTGTAACTGCTGCCGCCTTGCCAACTACTTCAAACCCACAGCAAACCTTCTGCGCAAGCAACCATCCTACCCTTTCAAATATTCAGATCACAGGACAGAATATCAAATGGTATGATGCGGGTGGAAATATCTTACCGGCAAATACAGCACTTATAAGCGGACAAACATATTATGCTTCACAAACTATCAACGGATGTGAAAGCAATAAAACAGCCGTTCAGGTAACCATTAACGAAACTCCGAAACCAACAGGGAATACTGCTCAGGATTTCTGTGCTTCTTCAAATCCTAAGCTGTCTAATTTGGTTGTGGCAGGAACGGCTATAAAGTTTTATGATGCCGCAGGTAATATACTGCCATTAACGACTCCCCTGGTTCATGGTGTAATGTATTTTGTGACACAGACTTTAAATAATTGTGAATCTGAAAAACTTGGAATCTCAGTGACTTTATCAACCAATAATGTTCCTGCCAATGATTATTCTTCAACTGTATGCAACAGTTCAACGGCAAATTCTATGGTGGTAGATCTTACTTCTTATCAGTCTAATATTATTGCAAATCCGGGGAACTATACTTTTACTTATACCGATGATCTTGGAAACCCAATTGCCAATCCATCCAACTATACACTTAATGTCGGCTCAACAGTTATTCATGTAAAAGTTACCACTGCAGACGGATGTTTTACCGTAGTGAGATTAAGCCTTACTTTAAATCCTAAACCTGTATTGGAACTCCCTGAAAAAATCGAATTCTGTAAAGGCAAAACTGTAACGCTGGATGCAGGAAGCGGATTTTCATCCTATTTATGGAGTACGGGAGCTACCACCCAAACCATTACAGTTTCTGCTGCCGGAAATTATTCTGTAACGGTAAGCAATAATTTCGGATGTCAAAGTAGCGACCAGGTTCAGGCGGGCTATGTTGTATTGCCGGAAATTACGGGTGTAACAGTTAATAATGGGTCTGCGACAGTCGCTCTTTCCGCTCCCGGTAATTTCGAATATTCCCTGGATAATTTTACCTGGCAGAACTCAAATATTTTTAACAATTTAAATATCGGCGAGTATATTGTTTATGTACGAACCAAAGAAGACTGTTTTATCGGGCAGAAACCTTTTTCAATTTTTAACATCCCTAATGCTTTTACTCCTAATGGTGATGGATATAATGATCAATGGAAAATTGCAGGACTGGAAAATTATCCGGGAACCGAAGTAAATGTTTATGACCGAAGAGGATTACCTGTATTCAAGGAAGTGATCTCCAACAAACCGTTGGAATGGGATGGAAAGACTAACGGAAGCCCAATTCCTACAGGAAATTACTGGTATACGATAAAAGTATCGGACGGCAGAGTTTATACAGGATGGCTGATGGTAAAGAACAGAGAATAA